Proteins encoded together in one Pseudomonadota bacterium window:
- the rpmI gene encoding 50S ribosomal protein L35: MPKMKTNRGAAKRFKLTGSGKIARRKAFSSHILTKKSTKRKRGLRLGEIVDHANLKQMKRLLPYI, encoded by the coding sequence ATGCCTAAAATGAAGACAAACAGAGGCGCAGCCAAGCGGTTCAAACTCACCGGTTCAGGAAAGATTGCCCGCCGAAAGGCTTTCAGCAGTCACATCCTGACCAAGAAGTCCACCAAGAGGAAACGGGGGCTTCGTCTTGGCGAGATCGTTGATCATGCCAACCTCAAGCAGATGAAACGGTTGTTGCCCTATATTTGA
- the thrS gene encoding threonine--tRNA ligase, with product MADFTVSLKDGDKKTTVAAGAPFSEALQELASGKLRKRVVAYRCGDQLYDLSAPVNSDLDVELITADSDEGVEIIRHSCAHLMAHAVIDLFGQDIKVAIGPSTDDGFYYDFDRDEPFVPEDLEKIEIRMQQLTGSAQPFIRRELSVDEAKKLFAGQGQKYKVEILDGIEDDTVSTYQVGDFLDLCRGPHVPHCGLLQAYKLTRLAGAYWRGDEKNRMLQRIYGAAFYNDKDLKQYLLQLEEAKKRDHRKLGRELELFTIQDQVGPGLILWQPKGALARKLIEDQWKEEHYRHDYELLYTPHIARRDMWNTSGHLDFYGENMYSSIDIDEVSYQLKPMNCPFHIAIYNTRKRSYREFPIRWCELGTVYRYEKTGALHGLMRVRGFTQDDAHIFCRPDQLEEEIFNILDLNLKILKMFGFDHYDIYLSTRPEKYVGSDENWAQATEALKLALEKKGLAYALDPGEGVFYGPKIDIKIKDVLGRSWQCSTIQVDFNLPERFAISYTGEDGQAHQPIMIHRALMGSLERFFGVLIEHYAGAFPVWLSPVQARIMNITDAQAEYSAAVYSELRKLGIRVEKDLRNEKLNYKIREAQLQKVPYMLVIGDKEVESSRITIRLRDGKNLPPMTVAEFAEMVRTQEAGEKRLSE from the coding sequence ATGGCTGATTTTACAGTGTCTCTGAAGGATGGAGACAAAAAAACAACGGTTGCCGCCGGGGCCCCTTTTTCCGAGGCACTGCAGGAACTCGCTTCCGGTAAACTGCGGAAAAGAGTCGTGGCATACCGGTGTGGTGACCAGCTGTATGATCTTTCCGCGCCGGTAAACAGTGATCTTGACGTTGAGCTGATCACTGCCGATTCAGACGAAGGGGTCGAGATTATCCGTCACAGTTGCGCGCATCTGATGGCCCATGCGGTGATTGACCTTTTCGGCCAGGATATCAAGGTTGCGATCGGTCCATCGACCGATGACGGTTTCTATTATGATTTTGATCGGGACGAGCCGTTTGTTCCTGAGGACCTTGAGAAGATCGAAATCAGAATGCAGCAGCTGACCGGTTCCGCGCAGCCGTTTATACGCAGGGAATTATCGGTCGACGAGGCGAAAAAACTTTTTGCCGGACAGGGACAGAAATACAAGGTTGAGATCCTTGACGGGATTGAGGATGATACGGTCAGTACCTACCAGGTCGGTGACTTTCTTGACCTGTGCCGCGGCCCGCACGTTCCCCATTGCGGCTTGCTCCAGGCCTACAAGCTGACCAGACTGGCCGGCGCCTACTGGCGTGGCGATGAAAAAAACCGGATGCTGCAGCGGATCTACGGCGCCGCATTTTATAATGATAAAGACCTCAAGCAGTATCTGCTGCAGCTCGAAGAGGCAAAGAAGAGAGACCATCGAAAACTTGGTCGGGAACTTGAGCTCTTTACTATTCAGGACCAGGTCGGCCCGGGGCTTATTCTCTGGCAGCCCAAGGGGGCGCTGGCAAGAAAGCTGATTGAGGACCAGTGGAAGGAAGAGCATTACCGCCACGACTATGAACTGCTCTACACCCCGCATATCGCCAGACGGGATATGTGGAACACCAGCGGGCACCTTGATTTCTACGGGGAGAACATGTACTCCTCCATCGATATCGATGAGGTCAGTTATCAGCTGAAACCGATGAACTGCCCCTTTCATATCGCGATCTACAACACCAGAAAGAGAAGTTATCGGGAGTTCCCGATCCGCTGGTGTGAACTTGGTACGGTATACCGTTATGAAAAGACCGGCGCCCTGCACGGTCTGATGCGAGTCAGGGGTTTTACCCAGGATGACGCCCATATCTTCTGCCGCCCGGACCAGCTTGAAGAAGAGATATTCAATATTCTCGATCTGAACCTGAAAATCCTCAAGATGTTCGGCTTTGATCACTACGATATCTATCTTTCCACCCGGCCGGAAAAATATGTGGGGAGCGACGAAAACTGGGCGCAGGCCACCGAAGCTTTGAAGCTCGCTCTTGAAAAGAAAGGACTCGCCTATGCGCTAGACCCGGGCGAAGGTGTTTTCTACGGGCCGAAAATCGACATCAAGATCAAGGATGTGCTGGGGCGTTCCTGGCAATGTTCGACGATCCAGGTTGATTTCAACCTGCCGGAACGTTTTGCCATCAGTTATACCGGCGAAGACGGGCAGGCCCATCAGCCGATCATGATTCACCGGGCCCTGATGGGTTCCCTGGAAAGGTTTTTCGGCGTCCTGATCGAGCATTATGCCGGGGCTTTTCCGGTCTGGCTGTCGCCGGTCCAGGCGCGGATCATGAACATCACCGACGCCCAGGCGGAATATTCTGCTGCCGTTTATAGTGAACTCCGCAAACTCGGGATCAGGGTCGAGAAGGATCTGCGCAACGAGAAACTGAATTACAAGATCAGGGAGGCACAGCTCCAGAAAGTGCCGTATATGCTGGTCATTGGCGACAAGGAAGTCGAATCTTCCAGAATCACCATCCGGTTGCGGGATGGCAAAAACCTGCCGCCGATGACGGTTGCGGAGTTTGCAGAAATGGTCCGCACCCAGGAGGCCGGGGAAAAGAGGCTTTCTGAGTGA
- the pheS gene encoding phenylalanine--tRNA ligase subunit alpha has product MENELQKLKSEALDCLAGLADVAALEEFRVKYLGRKGLFSGLMKKLGQVDPAERPRVGKLANEVKQEIEEAFAARHAEVEGTGSRPKGPALDLSLPGRTIPLGRLHPVTQIMEEVCGIFEGLGFAVAEGPDVETDFYNFEALNIPPHHPARDMHDTFYVSESLLLRTHTSPMQIRTMASKNPPLRMIAPGKVYRCDSDVTHTPMFHQVEGFLVDRNVSFADLKGVLSIFITRMFDENTPIRFRPSFFPFTEPSAEVDICCVICKGAGCRVCKQTGWLEILGSGMIDPEVFKKVGYDPEEYTGFAFGLGVERIAMLKYGINDIRLYYENDLRFLSQF; this is encoded by the coding sequence ATGGAGAACGAACTTCAGAAATTGAAGTCGGAGGCCCTCGACTGTCTTGCCGGATTGGCAGATGTTGCTGCGCTCGAAGAATTCAGGGTGAAATACCTCGGGCGCAAGGGGCTCTTTTCCGGCCTGATGAAAAAACTTGGCCAGGTTGATCCCGCTGAAAGACCGAGGGTCGGTAAACTGGCCAACGAGGTGAAGCAGGAAATTGAAGAAGCTTTTGCGGCCAGGCATGCAGAAGTGGAAGGAACCGGCTCCAGACCGAAGGGGCCTGCTCTAGATCTGAGTTTGCCTGGCAGAACAATCCCTCTTGGTCGTTTGCACCCTGTCACCCAGATCATGGAAGAGGTCTGCGGGATTTTTGAGGGACTTGGTTTCGCAGTTGCCGAAGGGCCCGATGTCGAGACGGATTTCTATAATTTTGAGGCCCTGAACATCCCCCCTCATCATCCTGCCCGGGACATGCACGACACTTTTTATGTCAGCGAGTCCCTGCTGCTCAGGACCCACACCTCTCCAATGCAGATCAGGACCATGGCCAGCAAGAATCCTCCCTTAAGGATGATTGCTCCCGGCAAGGTGTATCGCTGTGACTCCGATGTGACCCACACCCCGATGTTCCATCAGGTGGAGGGCTTTCTGGTTGATCGCAATGTATCCTTCGCCGATCTGAAAGGGGTGCTGTCGATCTTTATCACCAGAATGTTCGATGAGAACACCCCCATTCGTTTCCGTCCCAGTTTTTTCCCGTTTACCGAACCCAGCGCCGAAGTGGACATCTGCTGCGTGATCTGCAAAGGTGCCGGATGCCGGGTCTGCAAGCAGACCGGCTGGCTTGAGATTCTCGGCAGCGGGATGATCGACCCTGAAGTTTTCAAAAAGGTCGGCTATGACCCGGAGGAGTATACCGGTTTCGCCTTTGGTCTTGGTGTGGAACGAATCGCCATGCTCAAGTACGGCATTAATGATATTCGCCTTTATTATGAAAATGATCTGCGGTTTTTATCCCAGTTCTGA
- the rplT gene encoding 50S ribosomal protein L20, producing the protein MPRVKRGFKARRRRNKVLKLASGYVGGRHRLYKTATEAVDRALVYAYRDRKERKGDFRKLWIARINAAARINGLSYSRLMGGLKKAEISLDRKVLSNMAILDPVAFSQVAKLAS; encoded by the coding sequence ATGCCTAGAGTAAAACGCGGGTTTAAAGCGCGTCGCCGGAGAAATAAAGTTCTGAAATTGGCCAGCGGTTATGTCGGAGGACGGCATCGTCTCTACAAGACCGCGACCGAGGCTGTTGATCGGGCGCTGGTGTACGCCTATCGTGACCGCAAGGAACGCAAGGGTGATTTCCGCAAGCTGTGGATCGCGAGGATCAATGCCGCTGCCCGGATCAACGGACTTTCTTACAGCAGGCTCATGGGTGGTCTGAAGAAGGCCGAGATCAGTCTGGATCGCAAGGTTCTGTCCAATATGGCAATTCTTGATCCGGTCGCGTTCTCCCAGGTCGCCAAACTGGCTTCCTGA
- the infC gene encoding translation initiation factor IF-3, whose protein sequence is MSGTGGKSIKGRKKSAKSGKEARANINELITSKEVRVIGADGAQVGVISIEAALKLADEAGLDLVEVSPDAEPPVCRIMDYGKFRYEQSKKQQEAKKKQTVVEVKEIKLRPKTEKHDLDFKVRNIRKFLENKNKVKVTLRFRGREIVYANTIGMDVLKKVGESLEDVAEIIQPPTMEGRQMAMFLGPKKS, encoded by the coding sequence ATGTCGGGAACAGGAGGTAAGAGTATTAAAGGAAGGAAAAAGAGTGCTAAAAGCGGCAAGGAAGCAAGGGCCAATATCAATGAGCTGATCACCAGTAAAGAGGTCAGAGTCATCGGTGCGGATGGCGCCCAGGTCGGGGTCATCTCTATCGAGGCGGCTCTGAAGCTGGCCGATGAAGCAGGTCTTGATCTGGTCGAGGTGTCTCCTGACGCTGAGCCGCCGGTCTGCCGGATTATGGATTATGGCAAGTTCCGCTACGAGCAGAGCAAGAAACAGCAGGAAGCCAAGAAAAAACAGACTGTTGTTGAGGTTAAAGAGATCAAACTGCGGCCGAAGACCGAGAAACACGATCTTGACTTCAAAGTCAGAAATATAAGGAAATTCCTGGAAAACAAGAACAAGGTCAAGGTCACCCTGAGATTCAGAGGACGTGAAATCGTCTATGCCAATACGATCGGGATGGATGTTCTCAAGAAGGTCGGAGAATCCTTGGAGGATGTGGCGGAAATCATTCAGCCGCCGACCATGGAAGGCCGGCAGATGGCGATGTTTCTGGGACCGAAAAAAAGCTGA
- the pheT gene encoding phenylalanine--tRNA ligase subunit beta, which produces MKFTVNWLKKYIDFDLSGNELADRLTMAGLEVDSIQSLCQKLDGVVVARVIDVSPHPDADKLVLCNVDTGKGISRIVCGAPNVTAGMVTALATPGTIMPGGFKIKPAKIRGAASEGMLCSARELGIGEDKSGIMNLPDEFVIGSPLVDALELEDTVVEVDLTPNRPDCASVIGIGREVGSFTGGRISHPVDWELPELDGKGVPFKVEIKDSKGCPRYSARLVRGVRIAPSPWWLQKYLLAVGLRPISNVVDITNFVMLEYGQPLHAFDFSLLADSRIEVRKAVPGEKTTTLDGVERALDPEMLLICDGKGPVAVAGVMGGGNSEVSKTTTDVLIESACFDPVSIRRTSRQLNLATDSSYRFERGVDPQGTLRALERAVHLIVELAGGEAVPGGVDVKDGLQELVRLTLRVSRCSKLLGLDLTAERIAKLLASIEIESVIRDDETLEVTIPGFRVDLEREVDLIEEIARLIGYNDLPTSLPNVPLSFADNEPIRDLRKRVAAVMTAQGFNEAINYSFVSEKHFAMMGLAPDHLARKTIRLMNPLAEDQSVMRTMMLPGIIENVRRNINYQSPDIRLFEIGKVFIPAGDGQPDEDTRLVAVMSGRRHPEAPVFHYGQTGADFFDVKACVENLLTELRLSGVKMVAEKNPPEYVDGASYLAIEAAGKNIGGCGRMSASCLKAFGIKEAEVFFVDLSLSGVSGLTPDAKSFKPLDRFPSVQWDIAMLIPEDAPSGEIIRTIMGSNEPFVVKAEIFDVYRGDTIETGFKSVAVAVTYRDPSATLEDEKVQKIHQKMIEIIGSRFGGKLREA; this is translated from the coding sequence ATGAAATTTACCGTTAACTGGCTGAAAAAATATATCGATTTTGATCTGTCCGGCAACGAACTGGCCGACCGTCTGACCATGGCCGGGCTGGAAGTTGACAGTATACAAAGTCTCTGTCAGAAGCTCGATGGCGTTGTCGTGGCCCGGGTGATCGACGTCTCTCCCCATCCCGATGCCGACAAGCTTGTGCTTTGCAATGTCGATACCGGCAAGGGGATCAGTCGCATTGTCTGCGGGGCGCCAAATGTAACCGCCGGGATGGTTACCGCTCTCGCCACCCCGGGAACCATCATGCCGGGAGGGTTCAAGATCAAGCCGGCCAAGATCAGGGGCGCGGCCTCCGAGGGGATGCTCTGTTCCGCCCGCGAACTTGGAATCGGTGAAGATAAATCGGGGATCATGAATCTTCCCGATGAGTTCGTGATCGGCAGCCCTCTGGTTGATGCCCTTGAACTTGAAGATACCGTTGTCGAAGTCGATCTGACTCCCAATCGTCCGGATTGTGCCAGTGTTATCGGTATCGGCAGGGAAGTCGGGAGTTTTACCGGCGGCCGGATCAGTCATCCCGTCGACTGGGAACTTCCCGAGCTTGATGGCAAGGGGGTTCCCTTCAAGGTTGAGATAAAAGATTCCAAAGGTTGTCCGCGTTATTCCGCCAGATTGGTCAGGGGAGTCAGGATTGCCCCCTCGCCCTGGTGGCTCCAGAAATATCTTCTGGCGGTAGGTTTGCGGCCGATTAGTAATGTTGTTGATATCACGAACTTTGTAATGCTGGAATATGGCCAGCCGCTCCATGCCTTTGACTTTTCATTACTGGCCGACAGCAGGATCGAGGTCCGTAAAGCGGTGCCCGGTGAGAAGACCACCACTCTCGATGGGGTCGAGCGGGCGCTTGATCCGGAAATGCTCCTGATCTGTGATGGCAAAGGACCGGTCGCAGTGGCCGGTGTGATGGGCGGCGGCAATTCAGAGGTGAGCAAAACCACCACCGATGTTCTGATCGAGAGCGCCTGCTTTGATCCGGTGAGCATCAGAAGGACCTCGCGTCAGCTGAATCTGGCAACCGACTCATCGTATCGTTTTGAAAGGGGAGTGGATCCCCAGGGAACGCTTAGAGCCCTTGAACGGGCGGTGCACCTTATTGTGGAGCTGGCAGGTGGTGAGGCCGTGCCCGGCGGAGTGGATGTGAAAGACGGGTTGCAGGAGCTTGTTCGGCTTACGCTCAGGGTTTCAAGATGTTCAAAGCTGTTGGGTCTCGACTTGACTGCTGAACGGATCGCCAAGCTGCTTGCTTCCATTGAAATCGAATCGGTCATCAGGGATGATGAGACGCTTGAGGTCACGATCCCCGGGTTCAGGGTGGACCTTGAGCGGGAAGTTGACCTGATAGAGGAAATTGCCAGGCTGATCGGATATAACGATCTGCCCACCTCACTGCCGAATGTTCCTTTAAGTTTCGCCGACAACGAACCGATCCGGGATCTGCGCAAACGGGTGGCTGCAGTCATGACTGCCCAGGGTTTCAACGAGGCGATCAATTACAGTTTCGTCAGCGAGAAGCATTTTGCCATGATGGGGCTTGCCCCTGATCATCTGGCACGAAAAACAATCCGGCTCATGAATCCCCTTGCCGAAGACCAGAGTGTCATGCGGACCATGATGCTCCCCGGAATCATCGAGAATGTCAGAAGGAATATCAATTACCAGAGTCCTGATATCAGGTTGTTTGAAATCGGCAAGGTGTTTATTCCAGCTGGAGATGGCCAGCCCGACGAGGATACTCGGCTGGTCGCGGTCATGAGCGGACGACGGCATCCGGAGGCGCCGGTTTTTCATTACGGACAGACCGGGGCCGATTTTTTTGATGTTAAAGCGTGTGTCGAAAATCTGCTTACGGAATTGCGGCTGTCCGGAGTCAAAATGGTGGCGGAAAAGAATCCTCCCGAGTATGTTGATGGGGCTTCATATCTGGCCATTGAGGCGGCCGGGAAAAACATCGGCGGCTGTGGCCGGATGTCAGCCTCATGCCTCAAAGCATTCGGGATCAAAGAGGCTGAGGTCTTCTTTGTTGACCTGAGTCTGAGCGGGGTTTCCGGTCTCACTCCTGACGCCAAATCGTTCAAGCCCCTTGACAGATTTCCATCTGTGCAATGGGATATCGCGATGCTGATTCCGGAAGACGCGCCCAGCGGCGAGATCATCCGGACCATTATGGGAAGTAACGAACCATTTGTTGTGAAGGCCGAGATATTTGATGTGTATCGAGGCGATACTATAGAAACCGGTTTCAAGAGTGTTGCTGTGGCCGTTACCTATCGTGATCCATCGGCCACCCTTGAAGATGA